TCCCCGTGTTAAGTCTCCCCGTGTTAAGTCTTCCCGTGTTAAGTCTCCCCGTGTTAAGTCTCCCCGTGTTAAGTCTCCCCGTGTTAAGTCTCCCCGTGTTAAGTTTCCCCGTGTTAAGTCTCCCCGTGTTAAGTCTCCCCGTGTTAAGTCTTCCCGTGTTAAGTCTTCCCGTGTTAAGTCTTCCCGTGTTAAGTCTTCCCGTGTTAAGTCTCCCCGTGTTAAGTCTTCCCGTGTTAAGTCTTCCCGTGTTAAGTCTCCCCGTGTTAAGTCTCCCCGTGTTAAAGTCTTAACCCACCGGAAACGCTGCCTTTCGGTGAATGGTTTCTTGTTTTTTATGGCCCCATACAGTTTGTTGAGTGTCAGAGTGGTATTGACTTGTGGAACGATGTAGACAGCTGTGATAATTACGAATgcgaactctcttggtagataaaacGGTCTGCAgcttaccatgaggtattctacatCAGGTGAGCAAAAGCTTGAGATTTCCTTCACACTTGAAGCAAAACACCAGTTGTTATTTATGAAAAAACACACTCCACCTCTTTTTGACTACCCCGAAGCCGGCGTATGATCCTGCGGCTGCATGGAGAATCCACTGAGTACTACGTGCATAGCGTCATCATCCAGCCACGTTTCAGTAAGACATATAAAATTGCTGCTTTTCAAGTCTCTCTGATAGGAGACTAGAACGAAGCTCTTATTCTCGAGTGACTGAACATTTGCCAATAGAACGGAGAGGAGCGCCGTTCAGTTTTCTCTTTGCCTAGATTTCACTAGGACTCCACCTCATCTCCGGCGTCTACACCTGCAGCGTTTTGGTAGCCCATGGAACAAATAATAGGATCCAGTATGAACAGTGGAACAGCTGATTTGGAGTTGAAGACGTATTTGAATTCGAAATTGAGGTGAAACTTGGcgatctgatgtccagaagtgctTTGCGGTCAAATGTGATAATCATATGAACTTTCTGTACAAAACAAAAGTGAAGATAAACAAGATAAAAGTCACTATATGGAAAGGTTGGAACTCATAAGATGTTGACCTTCTCAGTCAGTGCCATCTTTATTGTCCTTATTTGAAACAATGAATTAGGCCTATAAGGGTTCATTAGTGATCTATCAGATACATATACTTTTTTTTTACTGTCAACAACATATAAACCGTTTACAGCCACCTTTAAATTGTACCTTAATGTAAAGGGTTACCAAAAGTTTTCGAAATGTTACTTTTAAACTGTGATAtgcataataataatacatttaccaTGCATGACTATAACAGCCTTATTGTATTAAAATATGAATTGCCAGGCTACTTATTATTGACAATAATAAATGGTATTACTATCATTACAGGCCtattaattatattattattaaacacTTTAAAATCCAATTAAATCCAATTAAATAGACAATACAGACAATTGAAAAATAGATGATGAAAAATAGATCGTATTTACTGTAGTAGTCTGCAATAGGCTGGTTATAGGGCCTACATCTCGATTGGAGGCTGAACATTCCATGCACTGAACAACTCCTCCCATCCAACTATAAGAGCTATGTGGGCCGGTACACTGACTATGAGATGCTCAAGACTTTGAAAAAACACGTGGCTGAGGAAAACTAGACATTTCTAACTCGTTTTGGAACTACCAATAGGCCTATTTTAGACATAGGCCAAGTCTACATTAGGTCACCAAGATGCATGCATAGAAGATTCATTCGTTTAGGGATTTGTTTGCTCCTCTTAATTTTTTGGGGGGCCATCGTTTTAGAGACCCAGACCCAAAACATTTCGATGATGACCTTTGCCATGCTGCGGCCAATTGCGACTCATCTGATCAGCTACCCGGACCTGAGTATGATGTCCGAGGACGAGGAGAACCGCAGCGAGAGCGATGGTAGCTCGGATCAGAGCTATGGATGCTGCGCAGCCGCGGACAAACGGCGGAGGATTTCTCTAAAGTCGGGAGGCAGCAGTGTTGTCATTGTGAAACAGCGGAACGCAGCCAATGCCAGGGAGCGCGACCGAACCCAAAGTGTCAACACTGCATTTACTGCACTTCGGACTCTAATACCCACTGAGCCAGTGGACAGAAAGCTCTCCAAGATTGAGACGCTTCGCCTAGCATCAAGCTACATCTCCCACCTCGCCAACACCCTGCTGCTCCGTGACGGGAATGGAGATGGACAACCTTGTCTTGGCGCGGTTTACGCgcaaggagagagcagaggaaagcAGCCTCGCACCATCTGCACCTTCTGTTTGAGCAACCAAAGAAAATGGGTAATTCAATGCGTTTTATTAAATATTATTGTCCACAATTCAAGTGGAAAAGGTTTATATCAGTGAAGAAAACAATAGCTTGAAAACATGGCTGAACGTCAGGCAAATAGCAATCCAATTATAGACAGGCCCTGCCTATCACGTTGTTGGGAAGTAATAGGGAATTATTTGTTTTTGGAAGACGTACATTTGACACTGATTGACATTTCCAAATTATTATTTGTTCTATTCTGTATCGAAATCTCCGCGCGTAAAACAATATTTCCCCCATCTTCTCACGTAAAACAATATTTCCCTCATCCTCGCACGAGGCGTCATTATGCCCATACTGAGGGGTCAACGCGACCCCTAAATTTGATAAATGTGATTGAACTATTTCTTTAACTTTTCTTTCACAATGTGTTTGAATTCATTCAAGGATATTGAATTTGTTCATCGGTGTTCCCTCACGCCTCTTTCTTCCACTGCCATTGTTTCATGTATTATCATTTTGAAGaacaaaatatttaaaatatataggATAGCCTATTATTTTGTAAAAAGAAAACATACATTGTTTGCACAAGTTTTTTAATCGATTTGAATTTATGCCTAATGCAATA
Above is a genomic segment from Oncorhynchus gorbuscha isolate QuinsamMale2020 ecotype Even-year linkage group LG10, OgorEven_v1.0, whole genome shotgun sequence containing:
- the tcf15 gene encoding transcription factor 15, whose amino-acid sequence is MHRRFIRLGICLLLLIFWGAIVLETQTQNISMMTFAMLRPIATHLISYPDLSMMSEDEENRSESDGSSDQSYGCCAAADKRRRISLKSGGSSVVIVKQRNAANARERDRTQSVNTAFTALRTLIPTEPVDRKLSKIETLRLASSYISHLANTLLLRDGNGDGQPCLGAVYAQGESRGKQPRTICTFCLSNQRKWIKDSKDCLKMRGVDSLRVNRR